A single Klebsiella variicola DNA region contains:
- a CDS encoding MFS transporter: protein MESQNITIDPQTDFKKGEAETLSVPLENTLQRSSRIKNIQTTAMILLFLAAVINYLDRSSLSVANLTIREELGLTATEIGALLSVFSLAYGIAQLPCGPLLDRKGPRIMLGLGMFFWSLFQAVSGMVHSFTQFVLVRIGMGIGEAPMNPCGVKVINDWFNIKERGRPMGFFNAASTIGVAISPPILAAMMLMMGWRWMFITIGVLGIFVAIGWYMLYRNREDIPLTADEQAYLNAGSVNVRRDPLSFAEWRSLFKNKTMWGMMFGFSGINYTAWLYLAWLPGYLQTAYNLDLKSTGFMAAIPFLFGAAGMLINGYVTDWLVKGGMAPIKSRKICIIAGMFCSAAFTLIVPHATTSIAAVLLIGMALFCIHFAGTSCWGLIHVAVASRMTASVGSIQNFASFICASFAPVVTGFIVDTTHSFQLALVICGCVTALGALAYIFLVRQPISDPRND, encoded by the coding sequence GTGGAATCACAAAATATAACCATAGACCCGCAGACCGACTTTAAAAAGGGGGAAGCGGAAACCCTTTCAGTTCCCTTAGAAAATACACTACAACGTAGTTCTCGTATTAAAAATATTCAAACAACGGCAATGATTCTGTTATTTCTGGCGGCGGTGATTAACTACCTCGACCGAAGTTCATTGTCCGTTGCGAACTTAACGATTCGCGAGGAGTTAGGGCTTACCGCCACTGAAATCGGGGCGCTGTTATCGGTTTTCTCTCTGGCCTATGGCATTGCGCAACTGCCCTGCGGGCCGTTGCTGGATCGCAAAGGTCCACGCATCATGCTGGGGCTGGGGATGTTTTTCTGGTCGCTATTTCAGGCGGTCTCCGGGATGGTGCACAGCTTTACCCAGTTTGTCCTGGTGCGTATCGGCATGGGGATCGGCGAAGCGCCGATGAACCCGTGCGGCGTCAAGGTGATCAACGACTGGTTTAATATTAAAGAGCGCGGCCGCCCAATGGGCTTCTTTAACGCCGCCTCGACGATTGGCGTGGCGATCAGCCCGCCGATCCTTGCCGCGATGATGCTGATGATGGGCTGGCGCTGGATGTTTATTACCATCGGCGTACTGGGGATCTTTGTCGCTATCGGCTGGTATATGCTTTATCGCAACCGGGAGGATATCCCCCTCACCGCCGATGAGCAGGCCTACCTTAATGCCGGAAGCGTCAACGTGCGCCGCGACCCGCTGAGCTTTGCCGAATGGCGCAGTCTGTTTAAAAACAAAACCATGTGGGGAATGATGTTCGGCTTCAGCGGCATCAACTATACCGCCTGGCTATATCTGGCATGGCTGCCGGGTTACCTGCAAACGGCGTATAACCTCGATCTGAAAAGTACCGGGTTTATGGCCGCCATTCCTTTCCTGTTTGGTGCCGCCGGTATGCTGATCAATGGCTACGTCACCGACTGGCTGGTCAAAGGCGGCATGGCCCCGATCAAAAGCCGCAAGATCTGCATTATTGCCGGGATGTTCTGCTCCGCGGCGTTTACGCTGATCGTGCCGCATGCCACCACCTCAATCGCGGCGGTGCTGTTAATCGGTATGGCGTTGTTCTGTATTCATTTTGCCGGAACGTCCTGCTGGGGATTGATCCACGTCGCCGTAGCATCAAGAATGACGGCTTCCGTCGGCAGTATTCAGAATTTCGCCAGCTTTATCTGCGCTTCATTCGCACCGGTGGTGACCGGATTTATTGTCGATACCACCCATTCCTTCCAGCTGGCACTGGTTATATGCGGCTGTGTGACCGCTCTCGGCGCACTGGCCTACATTTTCCTGGTTCGCCAGCCGATTAGTGACCCGCGTAACGACTGA
- a CDS encoding GNAT family N-acetyltransferase, whose product MELTAVPATQFSSVQLTDILNACFEAYLVPVTQSVAGFAQRFSAEGMSLIDSRVWLAGDEPAAIAIVARRGSAARLAAFALRPAWRGKGLGRELMQDLLMLLQQQGVETVSLEVIRDNHAAVALYQTLGFTRRYGLCGYLSTAPLAATSKVLQLYPTLALLRRVIDESNSQLPWLLDPLTFATLPCQVVTLEQRAFAVLTTAGSRPVLQFLWVEPAARRQGLARELLVTLAQQFPGVGTSVTVPETFTPLFAAAGYAPLSLQQYEMSATMNALRSAGR is encoded by the coding sequence ATGGAGCTGACCGCCGTTCCCGCCACGCAGTTCAGCAGCGTGCAGTTAACGGATATTCTCAACGCCTGTTTTGAAGCCTATCTGGTGCCTGTTACCCAGTCGGTGGCGGGATTTGCACAGCGTTTTAGCGCCGAAGGAATGAGCCTGATCGATTCCCGCGTCTGGCTGGCCGGAGATGAACCGGCGGCGATCGCGATTGTCGCCCGCCGGGGAAGTGCCGCTCGCCTGGCGGCCTTTGCCCTGCGCCCGGCCTGGCGCGGCAAAGGCCTGGGCCGGGAACTGATGCAAGATCTGCTAATGCTCCTGCAACAACAGGGGGTTGAGACGGTATCTCTGGAGGTGATCCGCGATAACCATGCGGCCGTCGCGCTATATCAGACGCTGGGCTTTACGCGGCGCTATGGGCTCTGCGGCTACCTGAGCACAGCGCCTCTGGCTGCGACATCGAAGGTGTTACAGCTTTATCCCACCCTGGCCCTGCTACGGCGCGTCATTGACGAGAGTAACAGTCAGCTCCCCTGGCTGCTGGATCCGCTCACCTTCGCCACCCTGCCATGTCAGGTCGTGACGCTGGAACAGCGCGCCTTCGCGGTTCTAACGACGGCGGGCTCACGGCCTGTACTGCAATTTTTGTGGGTGGAGCCCGCCGCCCGCCGTCAGGGGCTGGCGCGTGAGCTGCTGGTGACGCTGGCGCAGCAGTTCCCGGGTGTGGGGACTTCGGTGACGGTCCCGGAAACGTTTACACCGCTGTTTGCCGCGGCGGGATATGCGCCGCTATCGCTGCAGCAGTATGAAATGAGCGCAACGATGAATGCCCTGCGGTCAGCAGGGCGTTAA
- a CDS encoding GNAT family N-acetyltransferase, whose protein sequence is MKTNTITAGAVLRLTQESDIALLPAIERSAAQAFRQIPSLAWLADSEVISVARHHDYLETEHSLLAEAAGQPIGFILTEPLDDALFIVEVAVHQDWQHQGIGRMLLKQVIEGAQQMGYPAVTLTTFREVPWNAPFYTRLGFTMLDELTLPAGLAAKREQETRHGLPPESRCAMRLSL, encoded by the coding sequence ATGAAAACTAACACTATAACTGCCGGTGCCGTATTACGCCTGACTCAGGAGAGCGATATCGCCCTTCTGCCCGCCATTGAACGTTCTGCCGCCCAGGCATTTCGCCAGATCCCCTCTCTCGCCTGGCTGGCGGACAGTGAGGTGATTAGCGTTGCGCGTCATCATGATTATCTGGAAACCGAGCATAGCCTGCTGGCGGAAGCCGCCGGGCAGCCGATTGGCTTTATTCTGACCGAACCGCTCGACGATGCGTTATTTATCGTCGAAGTCGCCGTCCATCAGGACTGGCAGCATCAGGGCATCGGCAGGATGCTGCTGAAGCAGGTTATCGAGGGCGCACAGCAGATGGGCTACCCGGCGGTAACCCTCACCACCTTCCGCGAGGTGCCGTGGAATGCGCCGTTTTATACCCGTCTGGGATTCACCATGCTCGATGAGCTGACCCTGCCTGCCGGACTGGCGGCAAAAAGGGAACAGGAGACCCGGCACGGCCTGCCGCCCGAGTCGCGCTGCGCCATGCGCCTGTCGCTCTGA
- a CDS encoding Ldh family oxidoreductase: MESVTLSLPEAYDLALAVLSANGFGADHAAAIARNVAAGERDGCASHGLWRLLGIVDTLRKGKVSPDAEPQIHDQAPAIARADAGGAFSLLAYERALPLLLEKARHNGIAALAINRCVHFSALFADIEPLTEAGLVGLACTPSHAWVAPAGGTRPLFGTNPIAFGWPRRDKPPFIVDMATSAAARGEIQLHQRAGKALPEGWGIDSQGQPTTDAAEVLNGAMLTFGGHKGSALAAMVELLAGPLIGDMTSAESLAWDNGAGGLPYGGELILALDPQRFLGAQAQEQLARAETLFNAMQDQGARLPGERRFACRQQSEQQGVTISRSLHDEICALRP, from the coding sequence ATGGAGTCGGTAACTCTATCGTTACCTGAAGCTTATGACCTGGCGCTGGCGGTGCTCAGCGCCAATGGATTCGGCGCCGACCACGCGGCGGCCATCGCCCGTAACGTGGCTGCCGGGGAGCGCGACGGCTGCGCTTCCCACGGCCTGTGGCGGCTGTTGGGCATTGTCGATACCTTGCGCAAAGGTAAGGTATCGCCTGATGCCGAGCCGCAGATCCACGACCAGGCGCCGGCGATTGCGCGGGCGGATGCCGGGGGCGCTTTTTCCCTGCTGGCCTACGAGCGCGCGCTGCCGCTGCTGCTGGAGAAGGCGCGGCACAACGGCATTGCGGCGCTGGCGATTAATCGCTGCGTCCATTTTTCCGCGCTGTTTGCCGATATTGAGCCGTTGACCGAGGCAGGGCTGGTGGGGCTGGCCTGTACGCCAAGCCACGCCTGGGTCGCCCCGGCGGGCGGCACGCGTCCGCTGTTCGGCACCAACCCTATCGCCTTTGGCTGGCCGCGGCGGGACAAGCCGCCGTTTATTGTTGATATGGCGACCAGCGCCGCGGCGCGCGGCGAGATCCAGCTGCATCAGCGCGCCGGCAAAGCGCTACCGGAAGGGTGGGGAATCGACAGTCAGGGACAGCCAACGACCGATGCCGCAGAGGTGCTGAACGGCGCGATGTTAACCTTCGGCGGCCATAAGGGCTCGGCGCTGGCGGCAATGGTTGAGCTGCTGGCCGGGCCGCTTATCGGCGATATGACCAGCGCCGAATCGCTGGCGTGGGATAATGGCGCGGGCGGTCTCCCCTACGGCGGCGAGCTGATTCTGGCGCTGGATCCGCAGCGCTTTCTCGGCGCGCAGGCACAGGAGCAGCTGGCGCGCGCCGAAACGCTGTTCAATGCGATGCAGGATCAGGGGGCGCGGCTGCCGGGCGAGCGGCGGTTCGCCTGCCGTCAGCAGAGTGAGCAGCAGGGGGTTACCATCAGTCGTTCATTGCATGATGAGATTTGCGCCTTGCGGCCATAG
- a CDS encoding APC family permease: protein MTIHTTHNSQTRVAESGKFKKQLTLTDLTFIGLGAIFGSGWLFAASHVASIAGPAGIASWVIGGFAVLLLGIVYCELGAALPRAGGIIRYPVFSHGELMGYLLGFITLIAFSSLISIEIVAARQYAAAWFPALTQPGSSSPTLLGWVVQFLLLCFFFALNYYSVKTFARSNNFISVLKFLVPLLVVVTLFAFFKPENLHAQGIAPFGMSGVEAAISAGGIIFAYLGLTPIISVASEVQKPQRTIPIALILSVVLSTIIYVLLQLAFLGSIPTEMLNGGWAEVSKQFSLPYRDIAITLGMGWLAFMVISDAIISPSGTGNIYMNATPRVIYGWAKAGTFFKAFTHIDKASGIPRPALWLTFGLSIFWTLPFPSWEQLISVVSAALVLSYAIAPVTAAGLRRNAPDLPRPFRVRAFGIIGPVSFMISALIVYWSGWNTLSWLLGLQIVMFVVYVMCKGQVPEHAVSLAQQVKSSLWLIVFYALIILFSWLGSFGGLNVIGHPWDTVLVAAMSLGIYYWGARSCLPQANFSGDEEE from the coding sequence ATGACCATTCACACTACGCATAACAGTCAAACCCGCGTTGCTGAGTCGGGTAAGTTTAAAAAACAGCTGACCCTGACCGATCTCACCTTTATCGGCCTGGGGGCGATATTCGGCTCCGGATGGTTATTCGCCGCCAGCCACGTGGCCTCCATCGCCGGTCCGGCCGGGATCGCCTCGTGGGTGATCGGCGGCTTTGCAGTATTGCTGCTGGGGATTGTCTACTGCGAGCTGGGGGCGGCGCTGCCGCGCGCCGGCGGCATTATTCGCTACCCGGTCTTTTCCCACGGTGAGCTGATGGGCTATCTGCTGGGGTTCATCACCCTGATCGCTTTCTCCAGCCTGATCTCGATTGAAATTGTCGCCGCCCGGCAATATGCCGCCGCCTGGTTTCCGGCGCTGACCCAGCCGGGTTCCAGTTCGCCGACGCTGCTGGGGTGGGTGGTGCAGTTCCTGCTGCTCTGTTTCTTCTTTGCGCTTAACTACTACAGCGTTAAGACCTTCGCCCGATCGAACAACTTCATCAGCGTGCTCAAGTTTTTGGTGCCGCTGCTGGTGGTGGTGACGCTGTTCGCCTTCTTTAAACCGGAGAACCTGCACGCGCAGGGGATTGCGCCATTCGGCATGTCCGGGGTGGAAGCGGCGATCAGCGCGGGCGGAATTATCTTCGCTTATCTGGGACTGACGCCGATTATCTCGGTGGCCAGCGAAGTACAAAAGCCGCAGCGGACTATCCCTATTGCGTTGATTTTATCAGTGGTGCTGTCGACGATTATCTACGTGCTGCTGCAGCTGGCGTTCCTTGGCAGTATCCCCACCGAAATGCTGAACGGCGGTTGGGCCGAGGTGAGCAAACAGTTCTCGCTGCCGTATCGCGATATTGCCATTACCCTCGGCATGGGCTGGCTGGCCTTTATGGTGATAAGCGATGCGATCATCTCCCCGAGCGGCACCGGCAATATCTATATGAACGCGACGCCGCGGGTGATCTACGGCTGGGCGAAGGCGGGTACTTTCTTTAAAGCCTTTACCCATATCGATAAAGCGTCCGGGATTCCGCGTCCGGCGCTGTGGCTGACCTTCGGGCTTTCAATCTTCTGGACGCTGCCGTTCCCCTCCTGGGAACAGCTGATTAGCGTGGTGTCGGCTGCCCTGGTGCTGAGCTACGCCATCGCTCCGGTGACCGCTGCCGGGCTGCGCCGCAACGCGCCGGATCTGCCGCGGCCGTTCCGCGTGCGCGCCTTCGGCATCATCGGCCCGGTATCGTTTATGATCTCGGCGCTGATTGTCTACTGGTCAGGCTGGAATACGCTCTCGTGGCTGCTGGGGCTGCAAATCGTGATGTTTGTCGTCTACGTGATGTGCAAAGGTCAGGTGCCGGAACATGCCGTGAGCCTGGCGCAGCAGGTGAAGTCTTCGCTGTGGCTGATCGTGTTTTATGCGTTGATTATCCTCTTTTCCTGGCTGGGCAGCTTCGGCGGGCTTAATGTTATCGGTCACCCCTGGGATACGGTGCTGGTGGCGGCGATGTCGTTGGGGATTTACTACTGGGGCGCGCGCAGCTGCCTGCCGCAGGCTAATTTTAGCGGAGACGAAGAAGAGTAA
- a CDS encoding aldehyde dehydrogenase (NADP(+)), translating into MNASQTMAGRQFIAGRRIASGEATLLSLRAVDGEATGHRFYPASREEAALAAEAAQQAFAVYSQTTPQQRAHFLCAIADELDALGEPFFAIAGQETALPLARLQGERARTSGQLRMFADVILRGDTFAARIDTALADRQPLPRPDLRQYQQALGPVAVFGASNFPLAFSTAGGDTASALAAGCPVVVKAHPGHMATAELTAEAIVRAVVRCGLPGGVFNMIFGTDIGAELVRHPAIQAVGFTGSLAGGKALYQLAQQRPQPIPLFAEMSAINPLIILPQALQTRAGALANELVASFTLGGGQFCTRPGLILALRGAGLERFKSALCAAVADSTPQVLLNAPTLQHYRQGVAALAAHPRIEKLASGIAAGAGQAQTLLWQAQVEDLLAQDTLLQTEVFGPLSLLVEVDDVAQLQAVVKALQGQLTATLHAEADDGPLAASLLPLLCEKAGRVLFNGYPTGVEVCDAMVHGGPWPATTDARGTSVGSRAIERFLRPVCLQNAPAALLPPALQDANPLNLLRLVNGQWTREAISSSH; encoded by the coding sequence CAGTTTATCGCCGGACGCCGTATTGCCAGCGGTGAGGCGACGCTATTGAGCCTGCGGGCGGTGGACGGCGAAGCCACCGGCCACCGCTTTTATCCGGCTTCCCGTGAGGAAGCCGCACTGGCCGCAGAAGCCGCGCAGCAGGCCTTTGCCGTCTATTCACAAACCACGCCGCAGCAGCGGGCGCACTTTCTCTGCGCGATTGCCGATGAACTGGACGCGCTGGGCGAGCCGTTTTTTGCTATCGCCGGGCAGGAGACCGCGCTGCCGCTGGCGCGGCTACAGGGAGAGCGGGCGCGCACCAGCGGCCAGTTGCGGATGTTTGCTGACGTGATCCTGCGCGGTGATACCTTCGCCGCCCGTATTGATACCGCCTTAGCCGACCGTCAGCCGCTGCCGCGCCCGGACCTGCGCCAGTATCAGCAGGCGTTAGGGCCGGTGGCGGTGTTTGGCGCCAGCAACTTTCCGTTGGCCTTTTCTACCGCTGGCGGCGATACCGCCTCGGCGCTGGCGGCTGGCTGCCCGGTGGTGGTGAAGGCCCATCCGGGCCATATGGCCACCGCCGAGCTGACCGCCGAGGCGATCGTCAGGGCGGTGGTACGGTGCGGTTTACCCGGCGGCGTATTCAATATGATTTTCGGGACCGATATCGGCGCCGAATTGGTCCGTCATCCGGCGATTCAGGCCGTTGGCTTTACCGGTTCGTTGGCCGGCGGTAAGGCGCTGTATCAGCTGGCGCAGCAGCGCCCGCAGCCAATTCCGCTGTTTGCTGAAATGTCGGCGATTAACCCATTGATTATTCTGCCGCAGGCGCTGCAGACGCGGGCCGGGGCGCTGGCAAACGAGCTGGTGGCGTCATTCACCCTCGGCGGCGGCCAGTTCTGTACCCGTCCGGGGCTGATTCTGGCGCTGCGCGGCGCCGGGCTGGAACGCTTCAAGTCGGCGCTGTGCGCGGCGGTAGCGGACTCCACGCCGCAGGTGTTGCTCAATGCGCCGACCCTTCAGCACTACCGTCAGGGAGTGGCGGCACTGGCGGCGCACCCGCGTATCGAGAAGTTGGCGAGCGGCATCGCCGCCGGCGCCGGGCAGGCGCAGACCCTGCTGTGGCAGGCTCAGGTCGAGGATCTGCTGGCGCAGGATACGCTGCTGCAGACCGAAGTTTTCGGCCCGTTATCGCTACTGGTGGAAGTGGACGACGTGGCCCAGCTGCAGGCGGTGGTGAAAGCGCTGCAGGGTCAGCTCACCGCGACGCTGCATGCCGAGGCGGATGATGGCCCGCTGGCGGCGAGCCTGCTACCGCTGCTTTGTGAGAAGGCCGGACGGGTGCTGTTTAACGGGTATCCCACCGGCGTGGAAGTGTGCGATGCGATGGTCCACGGCGGCCCGTGGCCGGCGACCACCGACGCACGCGGGACTTCGGTCGGCAGCCGGGCGATTGAACGCTTTCTGCGCCCGGTCTGTCTGCAGAACGCGCCCGCCGCCCTGTTACCGCCGGCGCTGCAGGATGCGAACCCTTTGAACCTGCTGCGCCTGGTCAACGGCCAGTGGACCCGGGAAGCGATTTCCTCCTCTCATTGA